The following are encoded together in the Hyalangium ruber genome:
- a CDS encoding alpha/beta hydrolase — protein sequence MPKRSGNGDSVIRVHYDAGWGRRITLRGSKPPLAWSTGLEATWTQGHVWTYVWPKSSGVLEFKPLLDDRAWSVGGNYHLRAGSTVDVYPFFGPPVGTLHKVHDFHSPQLDNRRTLVISLPPSYEENPLKRYPVLYMHDGQNAFEDATSFTGVSWGADRTSHSLVAQGRMDEVIIVGVYNTGNARVFEYTPGPPNGRMGGADLYGRFLIETVKPWVDGNYRTLPGREDTALMGSSLGGLVSFYLGRRRPDVFSKVACLSSSFMWNGSELIREVATSPERVPVKFYIDAGTRRDPLTPTQHMKEALESRGYVQGKDLSYYEHKGGQHHESSWAERVHRPLSYLFPWESSGGRATE from the coding sequence ATGCCGAAACGAAGTGGCAACGGCGACTCGGTCATCCGGGTCCACTACGACGCGGGCTGGGGCCGCCGCATCACCCTGCGTGGCAGCAAGCCGCCCCTGGCCTGGAGCACGGGGCTGGAGGCCACGTGGACGCAAGGCCACGTCTGGACCTACGTGTGGCCGAAGTCCTCGGGGGTACTGGAGTTCAAGCCGCTCCTGGATGACCGGGCCTGGTCCGTCGGTGGCAACTACCACCTCCGGGCGGGCTCCACGGTGGACGTGTACCCGTTCTTCGGTCCACCGGTGGGGACCCTGCACAAGGTGCATGACTTCCACTCGCCGCAGCTCGACAACCGGCGCACCCTCGTCATCTCGCTGCCGCCGAGCTACGAGGAGAACCCGCTCAAGCGCTACCCCGTGCTCTACATGCACGACGGCCAGAACGCCTTCGAGGACGCCACCTCCTTCACTGGGGTGTCGTGGGGCGCGGACCGGACGAGCCACTCGCTCGTCGCGCAGGGGCGCATGGACGAGGTCATCATCGTGGGCGTCTACAACACGGGCAACGCGCGCGTGTTCGAGTACACGCCGGGGCCTCCCAACGGCAGGATGGGAGGCGCGGATCTCTACGGGCGCTTCCTCATCGAGACCGTCAAGCCGTGGGTAGATGGGAACTACCGCACCCTGCCGGGCCGGGAGGACACCGCGCTGATGGGCTCGTCGCTGGGCGGACTGGTCTCCTTCTACCTGGGGAGGCGCCGCCCCGATGTCTTCTCGAAGGTGGCCTGCCTCTCCAGCTCGTTCATGTGGAACGGCTCGGAGCTCATCCGCGAGGTGGCGACATCGCCCGAGCGGGTGCCGGTGAAGTTCTATATCGATGCGGGCACCCGGAGGGATCCGCTGACGCCGACGCAGCACATGAAGGAGGCGCTGGAGTCGCGGGGCTACGTGCAGGGCAAGGACTTGTCCTACTACGAGCACAAGGGGGGACAGCACCACGAGTCCTCCTGGGCAGAGCGGGTGCATCGGCCCTTGAGCTACCTGTTCCCTTGGGAGAGCTCGGGCGGCCGCGCCACCGAATAG